One genomic window of Etheostoma spectabile isolate EspeVRDwgs_2016 chromosome 7, UIUC_Espe_1.0, whole genome shotgun sequence includes the following:
- the hoxc12a gene encoding homeobox protein Hox-C12a has protein sequence MGEHNLLNPGFVGPLVNIHTGDTFYFPNFRASGGQLAGLPSLSYPRRDNVCSLPWNPSEPCNGYSQSYFSSPVSINPSFNRSCEISRPEEGKCYYNNGNRETCSGGSSLKREDRARDTSSLTSDHGMHSGIGSTAAFSKYDYGTEQLTQDPPSCQSLESDSSSSLLNEGSKPPSSETQTLVSPGSHSSNIAAGGGAPWYPMHTRTRKKRKPYSKLQLAELEGEFMLNEFITRQRRRELSDRLNLSDQQVKIWFQNRRMKKKRLMLREQALAYF, from the exons ATGGGCGAGCATAATCTCCTTAATCCAGGGTTTGTGGGACCTTTGGTAAACATCCACACTGGAGACACATTTTACTTTCCGAATTTTAGAGCCTCAGGGGGACAACTGGCGGGGCTACCGTCGCTTTCATACCCGAGAAGGGACAATGTTTGCTCCCTCCCGTGGAATCCTTCGGAGCCGTGCAATGGATACTCTCAATCCTACTTTAGCAGCCCCGTGTCTATTAACCCTTCTTTCAATCGGTCGTGCGAAATTAGCAGACCAGAAGAGGGTAAATGTTATTATAACAACGGGAACAGGGAGACCTGTTCAGGTGGCAGCAGCCTCAAACGAGAGGATAGGGCGAGAGACACATCATCATTAACATCTGACCACGGGATGCACAGTGGAATTGGCAGCACAGCCGCCTTCTCCAAATATGATTATGGGACCGAGCAGCTAACGCAAGACCCGCCATCCTGTCAGTCACTGGAGTCCGACTCCAGCTCCTCTCTGCTCAACGAGGGCAGCAAGCCTCCATCCAGCGAGACACAGACCCTGGTGTCACCGGGAAGCCATTCAAGCAACATAGCCGCAGGCGGAG GTGCCCCGTGGTACCCGATGCACACTCGGACCAGAAAGAAACGTAAACCGTATTCCAAACTTCAGCTGGCTGAGCTAGAGGGTGAATTCATGCTGAATGAGTTCATCACCAGGCAGAGGCGGAGGGAGCTCTCTGACCGTCTGAACCTCAGCGACCAACAAGTGAAGATCTGGTTCCAGAACCGcaggatgaagaagaagagactCATGCTGAGGGAGCAAGCCTTGGCCTACTTTTAG